From Desulfuromonas soudanensis, the proteins below share one genomic window:
- a CDS encoding DEAD/DEAH box helicase, with protein sequence MKFTELNFPESVLKGIEKAGFVDLTPVQEESIPLALLGKDVAAQAQTGTGKTAAFLLSLFTRMLANPRETSNNPRALVMAPTRELVVQIVEDAKILGAFCPFKVQAIFGGMDYDKQRQALRSGVDVIVATPGRLIDYARQKVFSFDSVEALVIDEADRMFDMGFIKDLRFILRKLPPVEKRQTMLFSATLSHRVMELAYEFMNLAEKVSIEPQQVTAERVEQILYHAGRREKFPLLLGLLKKDPGAERVLVFVNTKREAEHLAERLQANDFKAAVISGDIPQNKRMRILTDFKEGHLTFLVATDVASRGIHIDGVTHVINYDLPQDAEDYVHRIGRTARAGALGKAISFADEDLVFHLPDIEEYIGQKIPSAFPEDDDFCWDYKRSPPRKRAPIPEKFGAGARKPAARRGPPRRKP encoded by the coding sequence ATGAAATTCACCGAACTGAACTTCCCCGAATCGGTCCTCAAGGGGATCGAAAAGGCCGGGTTCGTCGATCTGACCCCCGTCCAGGAGGAATCGATTCCTCTGGCACTCCTGGGGAAGGACGTCGCCGCCCAGGCCCAGACGGGAACGGGCAAGACGGCCGCCTTCCTCCTCTCACTCTTCACCCGGATGCTGGCCAATCCCCGCGAGACCAGCAACAACCCCCGGGCCCTGGTGATGGCGCCGACCCGGGAACTGGTGGTGCAGATTGTCGAGGACGCCAAGATTCTCGGTGCCTTTTGCCCCTTCAAGGTTCAGGCCATTTTCGGCGGCATGGATTATGACAAGCAGCGTCAGGCCCTCAGGTCCGGAGTGGACGTCATCGTCGCCACCCCCGGCCGTCTCATCGATTATGCCCGGCAGAAGGTCTTCTCCTTTGACAGCGTCGAGGCGCTGGTCATCGACGAGGCCGACCGCATGTTCGACATGGGGTTCATCAAGGATCTGCGCTTCATTCTGCGCAAACTTCCGCCGGTGGAGAAGCGCCAGACCATGCTCTTCTCCGCCACCCTCTCCCACCGGGTCATGGAGCTCGCCTACGAGTTCATGAACCTGGCCGAGAAGGTGAGTATCGAACCCCAGCAGGTGACGGCCGAGCGGGTGGAGCAGATCCTCTACCATGCCGGACGCCGGGAAAAGTTCCCCCTGCTGCTCGGGCTCCTCAAGAAAGATCCGGGAGCGGAGCGGGTCCTGGTCTTCGTCAACACCAAGCGGGAAGCCGAGCACCTCGCCGAGCGCCTCCAGGCCAACGATTTCAAGGCGGCGGTGATCTCCGGCGACATCCCCCAGAACAAGCGGATGCGGATCCTCACCGATTTCAAGGAAGGGCACCTGACCTTCCTGGTGGCCACCGACGTCGCCTCCCGGGGGATCCACATCGACGGGGTCACCCATGTCATCAATTACGACCTCCCGCAGGATGCCGAGGATTACGTCCATCGCATCGGCCGCACCGCCCGGGCCGGAGCCCTGGGGAAAGCGATCAGTTTCGCGGACGAGGACCTGGTCTTCCATCTCCCCGACATCGAGGAATACATCGGCCAGAAAATTCCCAGCGCCTTTCCCGAAGACGACGATTTCTGCTGGGACTACAAGCGCAGCCCGCCACGGAAGAGGGCGCCGATCCCCGAGAAGTTCGGTGCCGGCGCCAGGAAGCCTGCTGCGCGGCGCGGTCCCCCCCGGCGCAAGCCCTAG
- the trpA gene encoding tryptophan synthase subunit alpha has protein sequence MGRIEATFERLKIQGDAALIPFITAGDPSLALTEKLIHTLVESGADIIELGFPFSDPMADGPTIQASSERALEAGTTLPAILEMLSRVRQHTNVPVVLMGYYNPVLHYGPQRFARDAAAAGVDGVLLVDLPPEEAGEISGFLQEAGLRLITLLAPTTPPERMARLAEAGEGYLYYVSMTGVTGTQQVDAAAIEKAVGAVREKSSVPVAVGFGISSPADAEAVARFSDAVVVGSALVRVIAAYGASPDLLSQVGTFVRSLKDGMRAGRSLC, from the coding sequence ATGGGACGCATTGAGGCGACCTTCGAACGTTTAAAAATTCAGGGGGATGCGGCTCTGATCCCCTTCATCACCGCGGGAGATCCGTCTCTTGCCCTGACCGAGAAGCTCATTCATACCCTGGTCGAGTCCGGCGCCGACATCATCGAGCTCGGGTTCCCCTTCTCCGACCCGATGGCCGACGGACCGACCATTCAGGCCTCCTCGGAAAGGGCCCTGGAGGCGGGAACGACCCTCCCGGCCATCCTTGAGATGCTCTCCCGGGTGCGTCAGCACACCAACGTCCCGGTGGTGCTCATGGGCTACTACAACCCTGTTCTCCACTACGGGCCGCAGCGCTTTGCCCGGGACGCCGCGGCGGCCGGCGTCGACGGAGTGCTGCTGGTCGATCTTCCTCCCGAGGAGGCCGGCGAAATCAGCGGCTTTTTGCAGGAAGCAGGGCTGCGACTGATCACTCTTCTAGCACCGACCACCCCGCCCGAACGGATGGCCCGACTGGCTGAGGCCGGCGAGGGTTATCTGTACTATGTTTCGATGACCGGGGTCACCGGTACGCAGCAGGTCGATGCCGCAGCCATCGAGAAGGCTGTCGGAGCGGTGCGGGAGAAGAGTTCGGTCCCCGTGGCCGTCGGCTTCGGGATTTCCTCTCCCGCCGACGCCGAAGCGGTGGCGCGTTTTTCCGACGCCGTCGTCGTCGGCAGCGCCCTGGTCAGGGTGATCGCAGCCTACGGCGCCTCCCCCGACCTCCTGTCCCAGGTCGGGACCTTTGTCCGGTCCCTCAAGGACGGGATGCGGGCAGGACGGTCGCTTTGTTAG
- a CDS encoding uracil-DNA glycosylase has product MLGAALVGLKGCRRCGRLAGYMDSLPPRRGSTRQDYWNGPVPGFGDDRARVCLVGLAPGAHGANRTGRPFTGDGAGDFMYPLLHRTGFASQGEVTGLDDGLQLHDLYLSNAVKCVPPENRPLPGEFANCRPFLEEELASLPRLQVVLLLGQGAYTSYLRLLRDRGVIERLSDYPFSHGAVHRFAVGPIVVASYHTSRYNVQTGRINPEMFLELLRKVRDLAAGENC; this is encoded by the coding sequence ATGCTGGGTGCCGCTCTCGTCGGTCTCAAGGGGTGCCGGAGGTGTGGTCGCCTGGCCGGATATATGGACAGTCTGCCGCCGCGGCGAGGCTCTACCCGTCAGGACTACTGGAACGGGCCGGTTCCGGGTTTCGGCGATGACCGGGCGCGGGTCTGCCTGGTCGGCCTGGCTCCCGGCGCCCACGGCGCCAACCGCACCGGCCGTCCCTTCACCGGGGACGGAGCGGGGGATTTCATGTATCCCCTGCTGCACCGCACCGGATTTGCAAGTCAGGGAGAGGTCACCGGCCTCGACGACGGCCTTCAGCTGCACGATCTTTACCTCAGCAACGCCGTCAAGTGCGTTCCGCCGGAAAACCGCCCCCTCCCCGGAGAATTCGCCAATTGCCGGCCTTTTCTCGAGGAGGAGCTCGCCTCCCTTCCCCGGTTGCAGGTGGTCCTTCTCCTCGGACAGGGGGCCTACACCAGCTATCTGCGACTCCTCCGGGATCGGGGGGTCATCGAGCGCCTCAGCGACTACCCTTTTTCCCACGGTGCGGTCCATCGATTCGCTGTCGGCCCGATTGTGGTCGCCAGTTATCACACCAGCCGCTACAATGTGCAAACCGGCCGCATCAATCCGGAGATGTTTCTCGAGCTCCTCCGGAAGGTCAGGGATTTGGCGGCGGGAGAAAACTGTTGA